Proteins encoded in a region of the Pseudomonas shahriarae genome:
- a CDS encoding glutathione S-transferase N-terminal domain-containing protein: MFVKALRVGLGHVIIAGDLLTRPRKKQRPAEQQAQVNEAAKGLTLYQFHACPFCVKTRRTLHRLNVPVALKDAKNNEQDRQTLLTQGGKIKVPCLRIEENGQTTWMYDSKVIIDYLDKRFAAI, from the coding sequence ATGTTCGTCAAAGCACTTCGAGTGGGCCTCGGCCACGTCATCATCGCGGGCGACTTACTTACCCGCCCGCGTAAAAAGCAGCGCCCCGCCGAGCAACAGGCACAGGTCAATGAAGCGGCCAAGGGCCTGACCCTGTACCAATTCCACGCCTGCCCGTTCTGCGTGAAAACCCGCCGCACCCTGCACCGCCTGAATGTGCCGGTGGCGCTCAAGGATGCGAAGAACAACGAGCAAGACCGCCAAACATTGCTTACCCAAGGCGGCAAGATCAAGGTGCCGTGCCTGCGCATCGAAGAAAATGGCCAGACCACCTGGATGTATGACTCCAAGGTAATCATCGACTACCTGGACAAGCGCTTCGCCGCGATCTGA
- a CDS encoding glutathione S-transferase family protein translates to MYKVYGDYRSGNCYKVKLMLNLLGIAYEWVNVDILNGDTQTAEFLAKNPNGKIPVLELEDGTCLWESNAILNFLADGSEFLPSEPRLRTQVLQWQFFEQYSHEPYIAVARFIQLYLGLPEDRLEEYKTTHKGGYKALRVMEKQLQATPYLVGDQYSIADIALYAYTHVAHEGGFDLSPYPAVQAWLARVASHPRHVPMLD, encoded by the coding sequence ATGTACAAGGTTTATGGCGATTACCGCTCGGGCAACTGCTACAAGGTCAAGTTGATGCTCAACCTGCTCGGCATCGCATACGAGTGGGTGAATGTCGATATTTTGAACGGCGACACCCAGACCGCCGAGTTCCTGGCGAAGAACCCCAACGGCAAGATCCCGGTCCTGGAGCTCGAAGACGGCACCTGCCTGTGGGAATCCAACGCCATCCTCAACTTCCTCGCCGACGGCAGCGAGTTCCTGCCCAGCGAACCGCGCCTGCGCACCCAGGTGTTGCAGTGGCAGTTTTTCGAGCAGTACAGCCATGAACCGTACATTGCCGTGGCGCGGTTTATCCAGCTTTACCTGGGGCTGCCGGAGGATCGGCTGGAGGAGTACAAGACCACCCATAAAGGCGGCTACAAGGCGCTGAGGGTCATGGAAAAACAGCTGCAAGCCACGCCATACCTGGTGGGCGACCAGTATTCGATCGCCGACATTGCGCTGTATGCCTACACCCATGTGGCCCATGAGGGTGGTTTTGACCTGAGCCCTTATCCGGCCGTACAAGCCTGGCTTGCGCGCGTGGCCAGCCATCCCCGGCATGTGCCGATGCTCGACTGA
- the folE gene encoding GTP cyclohydrolase I FolE has protein sequence MTLEQNYTAILGQIGEDVSREGLLDTPKRAAKAMQYLCRGYEQTLEEVTNGALFSSDNSEMVLVKDIELYSLCEHHLLPFIGKAHVAYIPSGKVLGLSKVARIVDMYARRLQIQENLSRQIAEAVQQVTGALGVAVVIEAKHMCMMMRGVEKQNSSMITSVMLGEFRENAATRSEFLSLIK, from the coding sequence GTGACTTTGGAACAGAATTACACAGCGATCCTCGGCCAAATCGGCGAGGACGTTTCCCGCGAGGGCCTGCTCGACACGCCAAAACGTGCCGCCAAGGCCATGCAGTACCTTTGCCGCGGCTACGAGCAAACCCTGGAAGAGGTCACCAACGGTGCCCTGTTCAGCTCCGATAACAGCGAAATGGTGCTGGTCAAGGACATCGAGTTGTACTCGCTGTGCGAACACCACCTGCTGCCGTTCATCGGCAAGGCCCATGTCGCCTATATCCCTAGCGGCAAGGTCCTGGGCCTGTCGAAGGTCGCGCGGATTGTCGATATGTATGCCCGTCGCCTGCAGATCCAGGAAAACCTCAGCCGCCAGATCGCCGAAGCGGTCCAGCAGGTGACCGGTGCCCTGGGCGTTGCCGTGGTGATCGAGGCCAAGCACATGTGCATGATGATGCGCGGTGTGGAGAAACAGAATTCGTCGATGATCACCTCGGTGATGCTGGGTGAGTTCCGCGAAAACGCGGCGACCCGCAGCGAGTTCCTCAGCCTGATCAAGTAA
- a CDS encoding tyrosine-type recombinase/integrase: MARKPMGMPAGVELAGQSVRIRFTWKFRRCETLPYPQTPKGIKAAADLRATVTSLIKHGVMDEQRYAELFPNSTYSTYSATPLFGEYAQAWLNGREVVTGTRKNYRISLNLYWMPHLALIPMDQITSPMLRKIVSETEWKSPTVKRSAIQRLTTLLETAVKDELLTRNPANSIELPTKAKKAVDPFTVEEADRVIGHLYQVLTGSMRVYAAYFEFAFYTGMRPGEIAALRWGEVDKEARVANICRIVADYKIEERTKTRESRRVMLNSRALNAIEEAEKVAALRAKQSRRQHKQSPYVFPPTRNFEYIQQASVTDKHFQAALVELKIRSRRQYNCRHTYATMCLMAGMNLGFIANQLGHSVQMLLSTYARWINSSEDWSELGKLEQSLNGTKLVQAETVPL; this comes from the coding sequence ATGGCTAGAAAGCCAATGGGAATGCCCGCCGGCGTTGAGCTTGCCGGACAGTCCGTCCGGATTCGCTTCACCTGGAAGTTTCGTCGCTGCGAAACCCTCCCCTATCCCCAAACGCCAAAGGGCATTAAAGCGGCCGCAGATCTTCGCGCTACAGTAACCAGCCTGATTAAGCACGGCGTGATGGACGAGCAGCGTTACGCCGAGCTGTTCCCAAACTCGACATACTCAACTTATTCAGCCACTCCACTGTTCGGGGAGTATGCCCAGGCATGGCTAAATGGGCGGGAAGTGGTAACCGGAACCCGGAAAAACTACCGAATTTCGCTGAACCTCTACTGGATGCCCCACCTAGCGCTGATCCCCATGGATCAAATCACGTCGCCGATGCTCAGAAAGATCGTGAGCGAAACAGAATGGAAGTCGCCAACCGTCAAGCGATCGGCAATTCAGCGGCTTACCACACTGCTTGAGACGGCCGTGAAGGATGAGCTGCTCACGCGCAACCCGGCAAACTCAATTGAACTGCCGACGAAGGCAAAAAAGGCTGTGGATCCGTTTACGGTCGAGGAAGCAGATCGGGTTATTGGGCACCTGTATCAGGTGCTGACCGGTTCAATGCGGGTGTACGCAGCCTACTTTGAGTTTGCGTTTTACACCGGCATGCGGCCTGGTGAGATAGCGGCGTTGCGCTGGGGTGAGGTAGATAAAGAGGCCAGAGTGGCCAATATCTGCAGAATTGTTGCTGACTACAAGATCGAAGAGCGGACCAAGACCCGGGAATCGCGCCGGGTGATGCTCAACAGTCGAGCCCTGAATGCTATAGAAGAAGCGGAGAAAGTCGCCGCGCTGCGAGCCAAACAGAGCCGCCGGCAGCATAAGCAATCGCCGTATGTGTTCCCGCCGACCAGGAACTTTGAGTACATCCAGCAGGCCAGCGTGACCGACAAACACTTCCAGGCGGCTCTGGTAGAATTGAAGATCCGAAGCCGTCGGCAATACAACTGTCGGCACACGTACGCTACTATGTGCCTAATGGCAGGCATGAACCTCGGGTTCATAGCAAATCAGCTTGGTCACAGCGTGCAAATGCTGCTGTCCACTTACGCCCGATGGATAAACTCCAGCGAAGATTGGAGCGAGCTCGGGAAGCTTGAACAAAGCCTGAATGGTACAAAATTGGTACAGGCAGAAACCGTACCGCTCTGA
- a CDS encoding DNA cytosine methyltransferase: MSAQQKKHPFDFKTQYGLGFNPQDDEIVVDFFCGGGGAGTGLEIGLGRAVNVAKNHSPQAISMHTVNHPGAQHFTTDVFEGDPDTECGGKAVGWFHMSPDCTHHSQAAGGQPRKREIRNLSWIGLKWGGKKRPRVISLENVKQILQWGRLIAKRDKATGRVVTLDQVPHPTKKGKTTNRVAAPGEQVPVSNQFLVPDPKQRGRTWRRFVALLEGMGYVVEWKVIRACDFGAPTSRERLFMIARCDGQPIVWPEPTHAKNPVKGQQKWKTAADCIDFSDLGKSIFGRKKDLADATLRRVAKGMKKFVIDSPAPFIVPIANWSGESVQSAGEPLRTITSYPKGGAFSVVSPVIAPATHQGSVRINDPLEPLPTVTCANRGELTLISPTLIQSGYGERPGQEPRVPGVDQPLGTVVAGGVKHALASACIVQAGHGEGSGANKRRSHGVNDICGPVGTVTASGGGQSVSTAVMIQANGGFNTVHAKDIRDPMTTVTNTGSQQQLVTATLVTNTTGHAPTDLDCPVPTVTTGQHHALTTAHLVHMRGNCDARDANDPLHTISAGGQHHGLVSAFMERAFGGSIGQGLEEPAPTITAGGGGKSSLVSLTLSPEHEAGALRVAAFLISYYGTENVSACDAPAPTITTKDRLALVTVMVQGTPYVIVDICLRMLKPAELYKAQGFPADYIITHGADGKPFTITQQVHMCGNSVSPPPMAALARANDPWRIAERQAAAA; encoded by the coding sequence ATGTCCGCACAACAGAAGAAACACCCCTTCGACTTCAAAACCCAATACGGACTCGGCTTCAACCCTCAGGACGATGAGATCGTTGTCGACTTCTTCTGTGGTGGAGGCGGCGCCGGTACCGGCTTGGAGATTGGCCTGGGCCGCGCGGTGAACGTGGCGAAAAACCACAGCCCGCAGGCGATCAGCATGCATACCGTTAACCACCCGGGTGCCCAGCACTTCACCACCGACGTTTTCGAGGGTGATCCTGACACCGAGTGCGGCGGCAAGGCCGTGGGCTGGTTCCACATGTCTCCGGACTGTACGCACCACAGCCAGGCAGCAGGCGGTCAGCCGCGCAAGCGCGAGATCCGCAACCTGTCGTGGATCGGCTTGAAGTGGGGAGGCAAGAAGCGCCCCAGGGTGATCAGCCTGGAGAACGTGAAGCAGATCCTGCAATGGGGCCGGTTGATCGCCAAGCGCGACAAGGCCACCGGCCGCGTGGTGACGCTGGACCAGGTACCGCACCCAACCAAGAAGGGAAAGACCACCAACCGCGTGGCAGCGCCGGGCGAGCAAGTCCCGGTATCGAACCAGTTCCTTGTGCCTGACCCAAAGCAACGCGGCCGCACCTGGCGCCGCTTTGTGGCCCTGCTGGAAGGCATGGGGTACGTCGTAGAGTGGAAGGTGATCAGGGCGTGCGACTTCGGCGCCCCGACCAGCCGGGAGCGCCTGTTTATGATCGCTCGGTGCGACGGCCAACCGATTGTGTGGCCTGAGCCAACTCACGCGAAGAACCCGGTCAAAGGCCAGCAGAAGTGGAAGACCGCCGCTGACTGCATCGACTTCAGCGACCTGGGCAAAAGCATCTTCGGGCGCAAGAAAGACCTTGCTGACGCCACGCTGCGCCGCGTCGCCAAGGGCATGAAGAAGTTTGTCATCGACAGCCCGGCGCCGTTCATTGTGCCGATTGCGAACTGGTCAGGTGAGTCGGTGCAGTCCGCCGGCGAGCCGCTGCGCACGATCACATCCTATCCCAAGGGCGGTGCCTTCTCGGTTGTCAGCCCGGTTATCGCGCCTGCAACGCACCAGGGCAGTGTCAGGATTAACGACCCGCTCGAACCTCTGCCCACGGTAACGTGCGCGAATCGCGGCGAGCTGACACTGATCAGCCCCACGCTGATTCAATCAGGCTACGGCGAGCGCCCAGGACAAGAGCCACGGGTGCCGGGCGTTGATCAACCCTTGGGCACCGTTGTGGCCGGCGGCGTGAAGCACGCACTGGCATCAGCCTGCATCGTCCAAGCTGGCCACGGCGAAGGCTCAGGCGCAAACAAACGCCGCTCCCACGGGGTTAACGATATCTGCGGCCCGGTGGGCACCGTCACTGCCAGCGGCGGAGGGCAGTCCGTCAGCACCGCGGTGATGATCCAGGCCAACGGCGGATTCAACACCGTGCACGCCAAGGACATCCGCGATCCAATGACTACGGTGACCAACACCGGCAGCCAGCAGCAGTTGGTGACAGCGACTCTGGTGACGAATACCACCGGCCACGCGCCGACTGACCTTGACTGCCCGGTGCCCACGGTGACAACAGGCCAGCACCACGCACTAACGACGGCGCACCTTGTGCATATGCGCGGCAATTGTGATGCACGGGACGCTAACGACCCGCTGCACACAATCAGCGCCGGCGGCCAGCACCACGGGTTGGTCAGCGCATTCATGGAGCGGGCATTCGGCGGCAGTATTGGCCAGGGCCTGGAAGAACCGGCACCGACCATTACAGCAGGCGGTGGCGGCAAGAGCTCCCTGGTATCGCTCACCCTGTCGCCTGAGCATGAAGCTGGTGCGTTGCGCGTTGCAGCCTTCCTGATCAGCTACTACGGCACCGAGAACGTCAGCGCTTGCGATGCGCCGGCACCCACGATCACCACCAAGGATCGCCTGGCACTCGTCACGGTGATGGTCCAGGGCACGCCATACGTGATCGTCGATATCTGCCTGCGGATGCTCAAGCCGGCTGAGCTGTACAAGGCCCAGGGGTTCCCAGCCGACTACATCATCACCCACGGCGCCGACGGCAAGCCCTTCACCATTACCCAACAGGTGCATATGTGCGGCAACAGCGTCAGCCCGCCGCCGATGGCTGCCCTGGCGCGGGCCAATGACCCGTGGAGAATCGCCGAGCGTCAGGCGGCGGCTGCTTAA
- a CDS encoding DUF4406 domain-containing protein has translation MKRIYLSGPMTGLPGLNFAAFHAMTTNLRAGGHTVTNPAELNPDGGTWNDCMRRDIAALMDCDTVATLPGWQESKGAKLEVLIAQHLGMTVVNAHDLITREAV, from the coding sequence ATGAAGCGCATCTACCTCAGCGGCCCCATGACCGGCCTGCCCGGCCTCAACTTCGCCGCCTTCCACGCCATGACCACCAACCTGCGCGCCGGCGGCCACACCGTCACCAACCCCGCCGAACTGAACCCAGACGGCGGCACCTGGAACGACTGCATGCGCCGCGACATTGCCGCCCTGATGGACTGCGACACCGTGGCCACCCTGCCCGGCTGGCAAGAATCGAAAGGCGCCAAGCTCGAAGTCCTGATTGCCCAGCACCTCGGCATGACGGTTGTGAATGCCCATGATCTGATAACGAGGGAGGCTGTATGA